Proteins from a genomic interval of Actinoalloteichus hymeniacidonis:
- the dapF gene encoding diaminopimelate epimerase, with the protein MADVRFSKGHGTQNDFVILPDPDGDLELTEHRVRALCDRRRGIGADGVLRVVRSAALNDSHPGVPEDSWFMDYRNSDGSIVEMCGNGVRVFAHYLVESGLAAPGEFVIGTRSGPKGVLVGADGTVTVDMGRVRIGAASTAAVGGRTFDGIAVDVGNPHLACVIGAADDGQTEARAALLTDLDLTVPPAHDPVAFPHGVNVEFIVPIDSDRAEMRVHERGVGETRSCGTGTVAAVAAALRADGRDTGRMLVNTLGGPLTVTIGTDDSQLTGSAVLVAEGSLDALWWQQADVV; encoded by the coding sequence GTGGCGGACGTGAGATTCAGCAAGGGACACGGGACGCAGAACGACTTCGTGATCCTGCCCGATCCCGATGGCGACCTGGAGCTGACCGAACACCGAGTTCGTGCGCTGTGCGACCGGCGGCGGGGCATAGGCGCCGACGGGGTGCTCCGGGTCGTGCGCTCGGCTGCGTTGAACGACTCTCACCCGGGCGTTCCCGAGGACAGCTGGTTCATGGACTACCGCAACTCCGATGGCTCGATCGTGGAGATGTGTGGCAACGGTGTCCGCGTCTTCGCTCACTACCTCGTCGAATCCGGGCTTGCGGCCCCCGGCGAGTTCGTCATCGGCACCCGTTCCGGGCCCAAGGGCGTGCTCGTAGGAGCCGACGGCACCGTGACAGTGGACATGGGGCGGGTCCGGATCGGCGCGGCCAGCACCGCAGCCGTCGGCGGCCGGACCTTCGACGGAATCGCCGTCGACGTGGGCAACCCGCACCTCGCCTGTGTCATCGGCGCTGCCGATGACGGGCAGACGGAGGCCCGCGCCGCGCTACTGACCGACCTGGACCTCACCGTGCCTCCCGCGCACGACCCCGTGGCCTTCCCGCACGGCGTCAACGTCGAGTTCATCGTGCCGATCGACTCCGACCGGGCCGAGATGCGCGTTCACGAACGCGGCGTCGGCGAGACTCGGTCGTGTGGCACCGGGACCGTCGCGGCGGTAGCCGCCGCACTGCGCGCCGATGGGCGGGACACCGGCCGGATGCTGGTCAACACCCTCGGCGGGCCGCTGACGGTGACCATCGGAACCGATGACTCGCAGCTCACCGGTTCCGCAGTCCTCGTCGCCGAGGGCAGCCTCGACGCGTTGTGGTGGCAGCAGGCCGACGTCGTCTGA
- a CDS encoding PQQ-dependent sugar dehydrogenase gives MSRRSLVRRSAAVVVAAVITPLGMIGAATAEESAGSAPAASVAAAEQLDRLAVTTTQVASGLQRPTAITAPDDGSSRLLIAEKPGTVRVYNPDSGLESEPLLDITDRVDDTANERGLLGIAASPDFEETHSLYVAYTSLPAGEVTLSRFALSDAAQDPVPADAEEVLITQPHSEFTNHNGGQVAFGPDGALYWSLGDGGGSGDALDVAQDLGSLLGKILRIDVSADCPDAYCVPADNPFVGDENARPEIWAYGLRNAWRFSFDSQDGSLWIADVGQGTQEEVNRLAPDQGGANLGWPCREGTSEFDPSRCSSDVDYVEPVFTYQTGADGCAIVGGHVYRGAQFADAAAGAYVTTDYCTATGWAIDAAPESSHPSAVIGEFPIQVSTFGEDADGELYVVNDLPGQLHEVSFELEPDASNCAVGYEVRNQWGTGYIGAVTVTNNGTEPIEDWSLSWTSAPGERVTSAWNATVVADTGTITVRGAEWNSSIAPGASVDFEFLATHSGAVSVPGEFTMNGSVCD, from the coding sequence ATGTCGAGGAGATCATTAGTGCGGCGGTCGGCCGCCGTGGTCGTGGCAGCCGTCATTACGCCGTTGGGCATGATCGGCGCTGCGACAGCGGAAGAGTCAGCCGGTTCCGCCCCCGCTGCATCGGTTGCCGCAGCCGAACAGCTCGACCGATTAGCGGTCACCACGACCCAGGTGGCCTCCGGGCTCCAACGTCCCACCGCGATAACCGCACCCGACGATGGCAGCTCCCGACTGCTGATCGCGGAGAAACCCGGCACCGTTCGGGTGTACAACCCCGATTCCGGGCTCGAGAGCGAACCGTTGCTGGATATCACCGATCGCGTCGACGACACGGCGAACGAGCGGGGACTGCTGGGCATCGCGGCCTCGCCCGACTTCGAGGAGACCCATTCCCTCTACGTCGCCTACACCTCGCTGCCCGCAGGCGAGGTGACGCTGTCCAGGTTCGCGTTGTCCGATGCGGCCCAGGATCCCGTGCCCGCCGACGCCGAGGAAGTACTGATCACCCAGCCGCACAGCGAGTTCACCAACCACAACGGTGGCCAGGTCGCCTTCGGCCCGGACGGTGCGCTGTACTGGAGTCTCGGCGACGGTGGCGGTTCCGGTGACGCGCTGGATGTCGCCCAGGACCTCGGGAGCCTGCTCGGGAAGATCCTGCGGATCGACGTGAGCGCGGACTGTCCCGACGCCTACTGCGTACCCGCCGACAATCCCTTCGTCGGCGATGAGAACGCCAGGCCGGAGATCTGGGCCTACGGCCTGCGCAACGCGTGGCGATTCTCCTTCGACTCGCAGGACGGCTCGCTGTGGATCGCCGACGTCGGCCAGGGCACCCAGGAGGAGGTCAACCGGCTCGCGCCCGACCAGGGAGGCGCAAACCTCGGATGGCCGTGCCGGGAGGGCACCTCGGAGTTCGATCCTTCGCGGTGCTCGTCGGACGTCGACTACGTCGAGCCGGTGTTCACCTATCAGACCGGCGCCGACGGCTGCGCCATCGTGGGCGGTCACGTCTACCGGGGCGCGCAGTTCGCGGACGCTGCGGCTGGCGCGTATGTGACGACGGACTACTGCACGGCTACCGGTTGGGCGATCGATGCCGCACCGGAGAGCTCCCACCCCAGCGCGGTGATCGGTGAGTTCCCCATCCAGGTGTCCACGTTCGGTGAGGACGCCGACGGCGAGCTGTACGTGGTCAACGATCTCCCCGGTCAACTGCACGAGGTGTCCTTCGAGCTCGAGCCTGACGCGTCGAACTGCGCGGTCGGATACGAGGTCCGGAACCAGTGGGGGACCGGTTATATCGGAGCGGTCACCGTGACCAACAACGGGACCGAGCCCATCGAGGATTGGTCGTTGTCGTGGACTTCGGCGCCGGGCGAACGCGTGACTTCGGCCTGGAACGCCACTGTCGTGGCGGACACGGGGACGATCACGGTGCGCGGAGCCGAGTGGAACTCCTCGATCGCGCCAGGAGCGTCGGTGGACTTCGAATTCCTGGCCACGCACAGCGGTGCTGTCTCGGTGCCTGGCGAGTTCACAATGAATGGCAGTGTGTGCGACTAG
- a CDS encoding MFS transporter — protein sequence MTREPLRDSCGPHRDFRTLWLSDVASQFGTAVHFVAIPLIAATVLSAGPVEMGLLTAAGTAANLVLGLPAGAWMDRIRRLPVMRWAEAGQLLLLASVPIAWWAGALAFPHLLAVALLCGGMFTFFEIASQSHLPTIVGRADLSEANRKLHTTRQVMHFSGRPLSGVLAQFLGATNALVASVLGFGASLALLGRMRPEHPMVDSRGSRGRLGTEVAEGLRFLFAHWLLRPTTLFSMSHYFFLNVYVAVNVLFLVRDLHLAEGTVGLLLSVTGAGGILGGLTTRFWSNAFGAVRAMIVVTVVTTPFRLLVPLAESGWGIALFVVGVLVGGYGTVVFAVIQVSLRQSVCPERLLGRVNASTRFLTFGAIPLGALTGGLLGAVIGIRATILVAAVGMTASCCWLFVAPLRHLREAPEELLAAETGLRSIVQPPKPDHHGEADGAASR from the coding sequence GTGACCCGGGAACCCCTCCGTGACAGCTGCGGACCGCATCGTGACTTCCGCACACTCTGGTTGAGTGACGTCGCAAGTCAGTTCGGTACCGCCGTGCACTTCGTCGCCATTCCACTGATCGCGGCGACCGTCCTTTCCGCAGGTCCCGTGGAAATGGGCCTGTTGACCGCCGCAGGCACCGCGGCGAACCTGGTGCTCGGCCTGCCCGCAGGCGCCTGGATGGACCGGATCCGCAGGCTGCCGGTGATGCGCTGGGCCGAGGCGGGCCAGTTACTGCTGTTGGCCTCGGTGCCGATCGCCTGGTGGGCCGGGGCACTGGCGTTTCCGCACCTGCTCGCCGTCGCACTGCTGTGCGGCGGCATGTTCACCTTCTTCGAGATCGCTAGCCAATCCCATCTGCCCACGATCGTCGGCCGCGCGGATCTCTCGGAGGCGAATCGCAAGCTGCACACCACCCGGCAGGTGATGCATTTCTCCGGCAGACCGCTCAGCGGTGTACTCGCCCAGTTCCTCGGCGCGACGAACGCGCTGGTGGCGAGTGTGCTCGGCTTCGGCGCCTCGCTGGCGCTGCTGGGGCGCATGCGACCCGAGCATCCGATGGTCGACTCACGTGGCAGCCGAGGCAGATTGGGCACCGAGGTCGCCGAGGGGCTCCGGTTCCTGTTCGCTCACTGGTTGTTACGGCCGACAACGCTTTTCAGCATGAGCCACTACTTCTTCCTCAACGTGTATGTGGCGGTCAACGTGCTCTTCCTCGTCCGCGACCTACACCTCGCGGAGGGCACCGTCGGTCTGCTGCTCTCGGTGACGGGCGCCGGCGGCATCCTCGGCGGACTGACCACCAGGTTCTGGTCGAACGCGTTCGGAGCGGTCCGCGCGATGATCGTGGTGACCGTGGTGACCACGCCGTTCCGGTTGTTGGTCCCGCTCGCCGAGAGCGGCTGGGGCATCGCGCTGTTCGTCGTGGGTGTCCTGGTGGGCGGGTATGGAACCGTGGTCTTCGCGGTCATCCAGGTGAGCCTGCGGCAATCGGTGTGTCCCGAACGCCTATTGGGCAGGGTCAACGCCTCCACCCGATTCCTCACCTTCGGGGCCATCCCCCTCGGCGCACTGACCGGCGGTCTCCTCGGCGCCGTGATCGGCATCCGCGCGACGATCCTGGTCGCGGCCGTGGGCATGACGGCCTCGTGTTGCTGGCTGTTCGTCGCGCCACTGCGGCATCTACGTGAGGCGCCCGAGGAGCTGCTGGCCGCCGAGACGGGGCTCCGGTCGATCGTGCAGCCACCGAAGCCGGACCACCACGGCGAGGCCGACGGCGCCGCCTCCCGCTGA
- the hflX gene encoding GTPase HflX, whose product MTTSMQRPEEAREEFLSAGELELSDRAALRRVVGLSTELDDVSEVEYRRLRLERVVLVGVWTDGDVAYAEASLAELGRLAETAGSDVLEGLIQRRQRPDPATYIGSGKVIELRDLVASNGADTVICDGELSPGQLRQLEDKLKVKVIDRTALILDIFARHARSREGKAQVELAQLRYLLPRLRGWGDAMSRQAGGQMGNGGIGTRGPGETKLETDRRRIHKRISKLRREIGAMGKVRETKRGRRIANEVPSVAIAGYTNAGKSSLLNAITGAGVLVEDALFATLDPTTRRGTIPDGRTVTFTDTVGFVRHLPHQLVDAFHSTLEEVGQSDLLIHVVDGADPMPERQVSSVRDVLAEITKDRDDPMPQELLVVNKTDAADEVAIARLRHLFPDAVFVSAQTGAGIDALQERIAELIPRPDSLVEVFVPYTNGRLSARIHAEGEVLEERHSDEGTTIRARVGVSLAAELADALV is encoded by the coding sequence ATGACGACATCGATGCAGCGGCCCGAAGAGGCCCGTGAAGAATTCCTGTCCGCAGGCGAGCTGGAGCTTTCCGATCGCGCGGCGCTACGACGTGTGGTCGGTCTCTCGACCGAACTCGACGACGTCAGCGAGGTCGAATACCGGCGGCTCCGGTTGGAGCGGGTCGTGTTGGTCGGCGTGTGGACCGACGGCGACGTCGCCTACGCGGAGGCGTCTCTTGCAGAGCTGGGCAGGTTGGCCGAGACGGCGGGCTCCGACGTCCTCGAGGGCCTGATTCAACGCAGACAGCGTCCCGACCCAGCCACCTACATCGGCTCGGGAAAGGTCATCGAGCTTCGTGATCTCGTCGCCTCCAACGGCGCCGACACCGTGATCTGCGATGGCGAGCTCTCACCCGGCCAGCTTCGGCAGCTGGAGGACAAACTCAAGGTCAAGGTCATCGACCGCACCGCGTTGATCCTCGACATCTTCGCCCGTCACGCCCGTTCCCGAGAGGGCAAGGCGCAGGTCGAGCTCGCTCAGCTGCGTTACCTGCTGCCGAGGTTGCGTGGTTGGGGTGACGCGATGTCCCGGCAGGCGGGTGGCCAGATGGGCAACGGCGGTATCGGAACCCGTGGCCCAGGCGAGACCAAGCTCGAGACCGACCGCAGGCGGATTCACAAGCGGATCTCGAAGCTTCGGCGCGAGATCGGTGCGATGGGCAAGGTGCGGGAGACCAAGCGCGGCCGTCGGATCGCCAACGAGGTGCCCAGCGTGGCCATCGCGGGTTACACCAACGCGGGCAAGTCGAGTCTGCTCAACGCCATCACCGGCGCAGGCGTGCTCGTCGAGGATGCGCTCTTCGCGACCCTGGATCCGACCACCCGCCGAGGAACGATCCCAGACGGCAGGACGGTGACCTTCACCGACACCGTCGGCTTCGTCCGACACCTTCCGCATCAGCTGGTCGATGCGTTCCACTCGACGCTGGAGGAGGTCGGCCAGTCCGATCTGCTGATCCACGTGGTCGATGGCGCCGATCCGATGCCGGAGCGTCAGGTGTCCTCGGTGCGCGACGTGCTTGCGGAGATCACCAAGGATCGCGACGACCCGATGCCGCAGGAACTCCTGGTGGTCAACAAGACCGACGCCGCCGACGAGGTGGCGATCGCGCGCTTGCGGCATCTGTTCCCGGACGCAGTCTTCGTCTCCGCGCAGACCGGAGCGGGGATCGACGCACTCCAGGAACGGATCGCCGAGCTCATTCCTCGGCCGGATTCCCTGGTCGAGGTATTCGTGCCTTACACGAACGGTCGGCTCTCCGCGCGTATTCACGCCGAGGGCGAGGTCCTCGAGGAGCGACATTCTGATGAGGGCACGACGATTCGCGCCAGGGTCGGCGTCAGTCTCGCCGCAGAACTGGCCGACGCACTCGTGTAA
- the nrdR gene encoding transcriptional regulator NrdR has product MRCPFCRHPDSRVVDSREVEEGQAIRRRRSCSDCGRRFTTVEESVLAVVKRSGVTEPFSRDKVVRGVRRACQGRPVDEDALQQLAHRVEEVIRATGSAEVPSHEVGLAILSPLRSLDEVAYLRFASVYRSFSSAEDFEKEIADLRTAASDSRSPENTTAN; this is encoded by the coding sequence GTGCGGTGTCCGTTTTGCAGGCACCCCGACTCGCGAGTCGTCGACTCCCGCGAGGTCGAGGAAGGCCAGGCGATTCGGCGTAGGCGATCCTGCTCGGACTGCGGACGGCGATTCACCACGGTCGAGGAGTCGGTCCTCGCGGTGGTCAAGCGATCCGGGGTCACCGAGCCCTTCAGCAGGGACAAGGTCGTCCGAGGCGTGCGCCGCGCCTGCCAGGGCAGGCCGGTCGACGAGGACGCCCTTCAACAACTGGCGCACCGGGTGGAGGAAGTGATCCGGGCGACCGGCAGCGCCGAGGTCCCCAGCCATGAGGTTGGGTTGGCGATCCTCAGCCCGCTGCGCAGCCTCGACGAAGTCGCGTACCTGCGTTTCGCGAGCGTCTATCGATCCTTCTCGTCGGCGGAGGACTTCGAGAAGGAGATCGCCGACCTGCGGACGGCGGCTTCGGATTCCAGATCGCCCGAGAACACCACGGCGAACTGA
- the lexA gene encoding transcriptional repressor LexA encodes MARRTTAQDTGGERENATVRALSEQSETLTAVEELTPRQRRVLEVIREWVDRQGYPPSVREIGEAVGLTSTSSVAHQLRTLERKGYLRRDPNRPRAVGVLPVERIQAADVVAAPETDGAPVYVPLLGRIAAGGPILAEQAIEEVFPLPREIVGEGSLFLLKVAGDSMIDAAITDGDWVVVRQQPTAENGDVVAAMIEGEATVKTFKRRDDHVWLMPHNAAYEPILGDEASILGKVVAVLRRL; translated from the coding sequence ATGGCACGCAGGACGACGGCGCAGGACACCGGCGGCGAACGCGAAAACGCGACGGTGCGTGCACTATCCGAGCAGTCCGAGACCCTGACCGCAGTCGAGGAATTGACTCCGAGGCAACGTCGAGTACTCGAGGTCATCCGTGAATGGGTGGATCGGCAGGGATATCCGCCGAGTGTGCGCGAGATCGGCGAGGCAGTCGGTTTGACCTCGACCTCCTCGGTCGCCCACCAATTGAGGACGCTGGAGCGCAAGGGCTACCTCCGTAGGGACCCCAACCGACCCCGTGCGGTCGGAGTGCTGCCGGTCGAACGGATCCAGGCCGCCGACGTCGTCGCGGCGCCCGAGACGGACGGCGCCCCGGTCTACGTGCCGCTGCTGGGTCGGATCGCCGCAGGTGGCCCCATTCTGGCCGAGCAGGCCATCGAGGAGGTCTTCCCCCTGCCCAGGGAGATCGTCGGGGAGGGATCGCTGTTCCTACTCAAGGTGGCCGGTGACTCGATGATCGACGCCGCGATCACCGATGGCGACTGGGTCGTCGTCCGACAGCAACCCACAGCGGAGAACGGCGACGTCGTGGCCGCGATGATCGAGGGCGAGGCCACGGTGAAGACGTTCAAGCGCCGGGACGACCACGTGTGGCTGATGCCGCACAACGCCGCCTATGAGCCCATCCTCGGCGACGAGGCGAGCATTCTCGGCAAGGTGGTCGCGGTCCTGCGCAGGCTCTGA
- a CDS encoding LysM peptidoglycan-binding domain-containing protein codes for MTIPSNAVRHPLHPSALPRQERGREQVRPRRVRRPTERLLAKGTAVRDEPSCAVGIARAGRRGVDRVGRRSSMAAVVCAVVSVLLVLGILGRVTQPIPVNSVPAATTTTLVGAGETLWSIARRTVPESPQGEVVARIKLLNGPDAADLRVGRVLRVPAGTGVGNH; via the coding sequence GTGACCATCCCCTCCAACGCCGTGCGCCACCCGCTTCATCCCTCTGCGCTGCCCCGGCAGGAACGCGGTCGTGAGCAGGTACGACCGCGACGAGTCCGGCGTCCCACCGAGCGATTGCTGGCGAAGGGTACGGCCGTGCGCGATGAGCCGTCCTGCGCGGTGGGCATCGCTCGCGCCGGGCGCCGGGGTGTGGACCGTGTCGGTCGCCGGTCGTCTATGGCGGCCGTTGTCTGTGCCGTGGTGTCGGTGCTGCTCGTCCTCGGCATCCTCGGGCGAGTGACGCAGCCCATCCCGGTGAATTCCGTGCCGGCCGCGACGACTACCACGCTCGTCGGCGCGGGAGAGACGCTGTGGTCGATCGCCAGGCGTACCGTTCCCGAGAGCCCGCAGGGTGAGGTCGTGGCCAGGATCAAGCTGCTCAACGGGCCCGATGCCGCCGACTTACGCGTCGGTCGAGTGCTGCGCGTTCCGGCGGGAACGGGCGTCGGGAACCACTGA
- the miaA gene encoding tRNA (adenosine(37)-N6)-dimethylallyltransferase MiaA produces the protein MTRLIAVVGPTATGKSDLGVRIAEETGGEVVNADAMQLYRGMDIGTAKITEAERRGIAHHQLDVLDVTETASVAAYQRHARMTIERLIAAGRTPVLVGGSGLYVQAVLDEFEFPGTDAGIRARWESELTEVGAPALHARLSELDPVAAEAILPSNGRRLVRALEVIELTGRPFSATMPRPGPPRYDAIMLGLDREPAALDERIELRVDRMFAAGLVAEVRGLLSAGLRSGRTAARALGYQQVIAALDAGGGEAELAVAAADTVQATRRFVRKQRSWFRRDKRIRWLDAADQNAVDEVVAATRR, from the coding sequence ATGACCAGGCTGATCGCCGTGGTGGGCCCGACCGCGACGGGCAAGTCGGACCTGGGTGTCCGCATCGCCGAGGAGACCGGCGGCGAGGTGGTCAATGCGGATGCCATGCAGCTCTACCGGGGCATGGACATCGGAACCGCGAAGATCACCGAGGCCGAGCGCCGAGGCATTGCCCACCATCAGCTCGACGTACTCGACGTCACCGAGACGGCCTCGGTGGCCGCCTACCAGCGGCATGCCCGAATGACCATCGAACGGTTGATCGCCGCAGGCCGGACGCCGGTACTCGTCGGCGGCTCCGGACTGTACGTGCAGGCGGTGTTGGACGAGTTCGAGTTCCCCGGCACGGACGCGGGCATCCGGGCCCGGTGGGAGTCGGAATTGACGGAGGTCGGTGCCCCTGCCCTGCATGCCAGGCTGTCAGAACTCGACCCCGTTGCCGCCGAGGCGATCCTGCCCAGCAACGGACGCAGGCTGGTCCGGGCCTTGGAGGTCATCGAGCTGACCGGTCGACCGTTCTCGGCGACGATGCCCAGACCCGGTCCGCCGCGTTACGACGCGATCATGCTCGGGCTCGACCGGGAACCAGCCGCGTTGGACGAGCGGATCGAGCTGCGGGTCGACCGGATGTTCGCGGCGGGGTTGGTCGCCGAGGTGCGGGGACTGCTGTCGGCGGGGCTGCGTTCGGGCCGCACCGCTGCGCGGGCATTGGGCTATCAGCAGGTGATCGCCGCGCTCGACGCAGGCGGCGGCGAAGCGGAGTTGGCGGTTGCCGCCGCGGACACGGTGCAGGCCACCCGCCGATTCGTCCGCAAGCAGCGCTCCTGGTTTCGGCGCGACAAGCGCATCCGGTGGCTCGATGCGGCCGATCAGAACGCGGTCGACGAGGTAGTCGCGGCGACCCGTCGCTGA
- a CDS encoding vitamin B12-dependent ribonucleotide reductase: MTETVGSAPARSKRAKAAANSAAGPTGTEGRRLRVQRVHTTEGVHPYDEVTWQHRDVVMTNWRDGSVNFEQRGVEYPDFWSVNAVNIVTSKYFRGAVGADTREHSLRQLIDRVVKTYVAAGIEHAYFDTDADALVFEHELTWMLLHQVFSFNSPVWFNVGTTSPQQVSACFILAVDDTMESILNWYREEGLIFKGGSGAGLNLSRIRSSRELLSSGGTASGPVSFMRGADASAGTIKSGGATRRAAKMVVLDVDHPDIAEFVETKAKEEAKVRVLRDAGFDMDLGGSDIVSVQYQNANNSVRVSDEFMRAVESRGDFGLRARITGEVIDEVDADELFGKIAQAAWECADPGIQYDGTINDWHTCPESGRISASNPCSEYMHLDNSSCNLASLNLMKFLKADGTFDGELFEKSVELVITAMDISICFADFPTEAIGDTTRRFRQLGIGYANLGALLMATGHAYDSEGGRSLAAAITSLMTGVAYRRSAELAGIVGPYEGYARNAEAHQRVMRKHSAANDDIRTLHSNDDTVRTLASRAWQQGLEIGTVNGWRNAQASVLAPTGTIGLMMDCDTTGIEPDLALVKFKKLVGGGSMQIVNQTVPRALEAMGYQQEQVEAIVEYVAENGHVVDAPGLRAEHYEVFDCAMGERSISPLGHVRMMAAVQPFISGAISKTVNMPESATVAEVKEIYFEGWKLGLKALAIYRDNCKVGQPLSVSKNNTAEAPVETVVEYRPVRKRLPKKRPSQTYSFTVGGAEGYLHAGSYPDDGLGEMFVKLGKQGSTLAGVMDAFSMSISVGLQYGIPLEFYVSKFQNLRFEPAGMTDDPDIRIATSVLDYLFRRMALDYLPYEKRAGLGVFTAAERTAQVENDYSANPAAEAEKVDLEELRTSVDADSKRTQAPAASAAPRSAGSSTELLELRLGKAADAPLCFTCGTKMRPSGSCYLCEGCGSTSGCS; this comes from the coding sequence ATGACAGAGACCGTCGGGAGTGCACCGGCACGGTCCAAGCGGGCCAAAGCGGCGGCGAACTCCGCCGCAGGGCCGACCGGCACCGAAGGTCGGCGCCTGCGAGTGCAACGTGTCCACACCACCGAGGGAGTTCATCCCTACGACGAGGTGACCTGGCAGCACCGCGACGTCGTGATGACGAACTGGCGCGATGGCTCGGTCAACTTCGAGCAGCGTGGTGTGGAGTATCCGGATTTCTGGTCGGTCAACGCCGTCAACATCGTCACCAGCAAGTACTTCCGAGGTGCGGTCGGCGCGGACACCCGGGAGCACAGCCTGCGTCAGCTCATCGACCGGGTGGTGAAGACCTACGTCGCGGCGGGTATCGAGCACGCCTACTTCGACACCGATGCGGACGCACTCGTCTTCGAGCACGAGCTCACCTGGATGCTCCTGCACCAGGTGTTCAGCTTCAACTCACCCGTGTGGTTCAACGTCGGCACCACGTCGCCGCAGCAGGTCTCGGCCTGCTTCATCCTGGCCGTGGACGACACGATGGAGTCGATCCTCAACTGGTATCGCGAGGAGGGCTTGATCTTCAAGGGCGGCTCCGGTGCGGGGCTGAACCTGTCGAGGATCCGGTCGTCCCGCGAGTTGCTGTCCTCGGGTGGCACCGCCTCGGGCCCGGTCTCGTTCATGCGGGGCGCGGACGCCTCCGCCGGAACCATCAAATCGGGTGGCGCCACTCGGCGGGCCGCCAAGATGGTCGTCCTCGACGTCGACCACCCCGACATCGCGGAGTTCGTGGAGACCAAGGCCAAGGAGGAGGCCAAGGTTCGCGTACTGCGTGACGCGGGCTTCGACATGGACCTGGGCGGATCCGACATCGTGTCGGTCCAGTACCAGAACGCGAACAACTCGGTGCGGGTCTCCGACGAGTTCATGCGAGCCGTGGAGTCTCGGGGTGATTTCGGTCTGCGAGCCCGGATCACCGGTGAGGTCATCGACGAGGTCGACGCCGACGAGCTCTTCGGCAAGATCGCCCAGGCAGCCTGGGAATGCGCGGACCCGGGCATCCAGTACGACGGAACCATCAACGACTGGCACACCTGTCCTGAATCGGGTCGGATCTCCGCGTCGAACCCCTGCTCGGAGTACATGCACCTCGACAATTCGAGCTGCAACCTCGCCTCGCTGAACCTGATGAAGTTCCTCAAGGCGGACGGCACCTTCGACGGTGAGTTGTTCGAGAAGTCCGTCGAGCTGGTCATCACCGCGATGGACATCTCGATCTGCTTCGCGGACTTCCCGACCGAGGCCATCGGCGACACCACCCGGCGTTTCCGCCAGCTGGGCATCGGCTACGCCAATCTCGGTGCGCTGTTGATGGCCACCGGGCATGCCTACGACTCGGAGGGTGGCCGCTCGCTGGCTGCCGCCATCACCTCCTTGATGACCGGCGTGGCCTACCGTCGTTCGGCCGAGCTGGCAGGCATCGTCGGCCCCTACGAGGGCTACGCGCGTAACGCGGAGGCCCACCAGCGGGTGATGCGCAAGCACTCCGCCGCCAACGACGACATCCGCACGTTGCACTCCAACGACGACACCGTGCGCACGCTGGCGAGCCGGGCCTGGCAGCAGGGCCTTGAGATCGGCACGGTCAACGGTTGGCGCAACGCTCAGGCCAGTGTGCTCGCTCCCACCGGCACCATCGGTTTGATGATGGACTGCGACACCACCGGTATCGAGCCGGACCTGGCGCTGGTGAAGTTCAAGAAGCTGGTGGGCGGCGGCTCGATGCAGATCGTCAACCAGACGGTCCCGCGTGCGCTGGAGGCCATGGGCTACCAGCAGGAGCAGGTCGAGGCGATCGTCGAGTACGTCGCCGAGAACGGCCACGTGGTCGATGCTCCCGGACTGCGCGCCGAGCACTACGAGGTCTTCGACTGCGCGATGGGCGAGCGTTCCATCTCGCCGCTGGGGCACGTGCGGATGATGGCTGCGGTGCAGCCGTTCATCTCGGGTGCGATCTCCAAGACGGTGAACATGCCGGAGAGCGCCACCGTCGCCGAGGTCAAGGAGATCTACTTCGAGGGCTGGAAGCTCGGCCTCAAGGCCCTGGCGATCTACCGGGACAACTGCAAGGTCGGCCAGCCGCTGTCGGTGTCCAAGAACAACACCGCAGAAGCGCCGGTGGAGACCGTGGTCGAGTACCGGCCAGTGCGTAAGCGGCTGCCCAAGAAGCGTCCGAGTCAGACCTACTCCTTCACGGTCGGCGGTGCCGAGGGTTACCTGCATGCGGGTTCCTACCCGGACGACGGTCTGGGCGAGATGTTCGTGAAGCTCGGCAAGCAGGGCTCGACTCTGGCCGGGGTGATGGATGCCTTCTCGATGTCCATCTCGGTGGGCCTGCAGTATGGGATTCCGCTGGAGTTCTACGTCTCGAAGTTCCAGAACCTGCGTTTCGAGCCTGCGGGAATGACCGACGACCCGGACATCCGCATCGCGACGAGCGTGTTGGACTACCTGTTCCGTCGGATGGCGCTGGACTACCTGCCCTACGAGAAGCGTGCCGGCTTGGGCGTCTTCACCGCGGCGGAGCGCACTGCGCAGGTCGAGAACGACTACTCGGCAAACCCGGCCGCCGAGGCCGAGAAGGTCGACCTCGAGGAGCTTCGGACCTCCGTCGATGCCGACAGCAAGCGCACTCAGGCGCCTGCGGCGAGCGCGGCACCGCGGTCGGCGGGCAGCTCGACGGAGCTGTTGGAACTTCGGCTGGGCAAGGCCGCGGACGCGCCGCTGTGCTTCACCTGTGGCACGAAGATGCGCCCGTCCGGTTCGTGCTACCTCTGCGAGGGCTGCGGTTCGACGTCCGGATGTAGCTGA